The proteins below come from a single Chryseobacterium bernardetii genomic window:
- a CDS encoding restriction endonuclease subunit S: protein MNNKNTLIPELRFPEFIDDGDWEKLVVSQVASYENGKAHEQNIIEDGAYIVVNSKFISSDGKVRKYTDNADCLANKDDVLMVLSDVPNGKAIAKCFYVEENNKFTVNQRICKITATKVNSKILYYVLNRNSYLLSFDDGVKQTNLRNEDVLNCPVLLPKNPKEQAKISEFVSSLDEIIEGHIERLDLLEEHKKGLMQNLFPQKGEKKPKHRFPEFENDGEWIQTSLGKVYRFYITNSFSRDNLNYEAGNVKNIHYGDIHTKFSTLFDITNEYVPFINEDISIDKIKEDSYCIEGDIVFADASEDLNDIGKSIEIVNLDGQKLVSGLHTLLARQKKSELAIGFGGYLFKSAWIRRQIQRESQGAKVLGVSATRISEILISFPKNQKEQKKIASCLSSLDELIIAQTKKIDQLRLHKKGLMQSLFPKMND from the coding sequence ATGAATAACAAAAATACTTTGATACCAGAATTGCGTTTTCCTGAATTTATTGATGATGGAGATTGGGAAAAACTTGTCGTAAGTCAAGTTGCAAGTTATGAAAATGGAAAAGCACACGAACAAAATATAATAGAAGACGGAGCTTATATTGTTGTAAACTCAAAATTTATTTCTTCGGACGGAAAAGTCAGAAAATACACAGACAATGCTGATTGTTTGGCCAATAAAGATGATGTTTTAATGGTGCTTAGCGATGTGCCAAATGGAAAAGCAATAGCGAAATGTTTTTATGTTGAAGAAAACAATAAGTTTACTGTTAATCAGAGGATATGTAAGATAACTGCAACAAAAGTAAATAGTAAAATTTTATATTATGTACTAAATAGGAATTCTTACTTGCTTTCTTTCGATGATGGAGTTAAACAGACTAATCTTCGAAATGAAGATGTTCTAAATTGTCCAGTCTTGCTTCCAAAAAATCCAAAAGAACAGGCGAAAATATCTGAATTTGTTTCTTCTTTAGACGAAATTATTGAAGGTCACATTGAAAGGTTAGACTTATTAGAAGAACATAAAAAGGGATTGATGCAGAATCTATTTCCTCAAAAAGGAGAAAAAAAACCAAAGCATCGATTCCCAGAATTTGAAAATGATGGAGAATGGATTCAAACATCGTTAGGAAAAGTTTATAGGTTTTACATCACGAATTCATTTTCAAGAGACAATTTAAACTATGAAGCTGGAAATGTAAAGAATATACACTATGGAGATATTCATACGAAATTTTCCACTTTATTCGACATTACAAATGAATATGTTCCATTTATCAATGAAGATATATCAATAGATAAAATAAAAGAAGACAGTTATTGTATTGAAGGTGATATCGTTTTTGCAGACGCTTCGGAGGACTTGAATGACATCGGCAAAAGTATTGAGATTGTCAATCTTGATGGACAAAAACTAGTTTCAGGACTTCATACATTGCTAGCGAGACAAAAGAAGAGCGAGTTAGCTATTGGTTTCGGAGGTTATTTATTTAAATCAGCTTGGATAAGAAGACAAATTCAGAGAGAGTCACAAGGAGCAAAAGTATTAGGAGTTTCTGCCACAAGAATTTCAGAAATCTTGATTTCGTTTCCCAAAAATCAAAAAGAACAAAAAAAAATAGCTTCTTGCTTGTCTTCTTTAGATGAGCTAATTATTGCACAAACTAAAAAAATAGATCAATTGAGATTACATAAAAAAGGATTGATGCAAAGTCTATTTCCAAAAATGAATGATTAG
- a CDS encoding AAA family ATPase: protein MSNKNELINFTTLEEVAQHFRKDLTGDHRPMKDLVLFFAHNGTGKTRLSMDFKQAGKVFDAEGNVTSRDTLYFNAFTEDLFSWNNDLENDTNRVLNLNADSAFFDGLHELELDAKIEAFFNNYVDLKFDINYDTSTVTFSRSIVVEGNEQTVENIKISRGEETLFIWCFFLAICQLAIDKDPAYSWVKYIYIDDPISSLDENNAIAVACDLCNLLTSQGNEIKTIISTHHSLFFNVLYNEFGRKVKNKRYFLHSKKPSGYALQDTNDTPFFHHIATLGELKKIAESNKIYTYHFNSLRSVLEKTATFFGYDKIDKCINGLEDEVLFERALQLFSHGKYSIFDPVEMGDDNKELFKKILQGFLDKYEFYFPLIFEEEVAAIETPQPEAEQAVPVALNEVVPTVEPDQLNS, encoded by the coding sequence ATGAGCAATAAAAACGAATTAATCAATTTTACAACCTTAGAAGAAGTTGCTCAGCATTTCAGAAAGGATTTAACGGGGGATCATCGCCCAATGAAAGATTTGGTTCTCTTTTTTGCCCACAACGGCACTGGAAAAACCCGACTTTCTATGGATTTTAAGCAGGCAGGTAAAGTGTTTGACGCAGAAGGAAATGTGACAAGCAGAGATACTTTGTATTTTAATGCATTTACAGAAGACTTATTTTCTTGGAATAATGATTTAGAGAATGACACCAATAGGGTATTAAATCTAAATGCGGATTCAGCTTTTTTTGACGGATTGCACGAGTTAGAACTTGATGCTAAAATCGAAGCATTTTTCAATAACTACGTAGATTTAAAATTTGATATTAATTATGATACTTCGACGGTGACTTTCTCCAGAAGTATCGTTGTCGAAGGAAATGAGCAGACTGTTGAAAATATTAAGATTTCAAGAGGAGAAGAAACATTATTCATTTGGTGCTTTTTTCTTGCTATTTGTCAATTAGCCATTGATAAAGACCCTGCGTATAGCTGGGTGAAATATATTTACATTGACGACCCAATTTCCTCCCTTGATGAGAATAATGCAATTGCAGTTGCTTGTGATTTATGCAATCTGCTAACAAGCCAAGGAAACGAAATCAAAACGATAATTTCTACGCACCACAGCTTGTTTTTCAATGTATTGTATAATGAATTCGGAAGAAAGGTAAAAAATAAACGTTACTTTTTGCATTCTAAAAAACCTAGTGGATATGCTTTGCAGGACACTAATGACACTCCATTTTTCCATCACATAGCTACACTTGGTGAACTAAAAAAAATTGCCGAATCTAATAAAATATATACTTATCATTTTAATTCATTAAGAAGTGTTTTGGAAAAAACAGCTACGTTTTTTGGTTATGATAAAATAGATAAATGTATTAATGGATTAGAAGATGAAGTCCTTTTTGAAAGGGCTTTACAACTCTTTAGTCACGGAAAATACTCAATATTCGATCCTGTCGAAATGGGTGATGACAATAAAGAACTATTTAAAAAAATCTTGCAAGGTTTTTTGGATAAGTATGAATTTTATTTTCCATTAATTTTTGAAGAAGAAGTGGCAGCAATAGAAACCCCACAACCAGAAGCAGAACAAGCCGTTCCGGTAGCATTAAATGAAGTAGTTCCCACAGTGGAACCTGATCAATTAAACAGTTAA
- a CDS encoding ORF6N domain-containing protein yields MENKPTISTMEIKNLIYSIRGKQVMLDSDLASLYQVETKNLNKAVKRNIERFPASFCFQLTEGEVENLRFQFGTSSLSYGGRRYLPYVFTEQGVAMASAILRSDIAVKVSVEIMEAFVEMRRMLISNASLFHRLGKIELKQLEADQKFEEIFKALESDKLHSEKGIFYNGQIFDAYTFVSDIIRSAESSIILLDNYVDDTVLTLLGKRKANVIATIYTKAISNQLRLDLQRYNSQYPPIEVEIFSDAHDRFLIIDNVELYHIGASLKDLGKKWFAFSRMDIEVGRMLQILNNQ; encoded by the coding sequence CCTCGCTTCCTTATACCAAGTGGAAACAAAGAACCTCAACAAAGCCGTAAAAAGAAATATTGAGAGGTTTCCTGCTTCTTTTTGCTTTCAACTGACCGAAGGGGAAGTTGAAAACTTGAGGTTCCAATTTGGAACCTCAAGTTTAAGCTACGGTGGAAGACGGTATTTGCCCTATGTTTTTACTGAACAAGGGGTCGCAATGGCTTCTGCCATACTCCGTTCAGATATAGCGGTTAAAGTCAGTGTTGAAATTATGGAAGCCTTTGTAGAAATGCGGAGAATGCTTATCAGCAATGCTTCTTTGTTTCATCGTTTGGGTAAAATTGAGCTAAAGCAATTAGAAGCTGACCAAAAATTTGAAGAGATTTTTAAGGCTTTGGAAAGCGACAAGCTCCACAGCGAAAAAGGTATTTTCTATAACGGGCAGATTTTTGATGCCTATACCTTTGTTTCGGATATTATCCGAAGTGCCGAAAGTTCCATTATCCTGCTTGATAATTATGTGGACGATACGGTACTGACCTTATTGGGTAAACGCAAAGCGAATGTAATTGCAACAATCTACACCAAAGCTATCAGCAATCAGTTACGGTTAGACCTGCAACGCTACAACAGCCAATATCCACCTATCGAAGTGGAGATTTTCTCCGATGCCCACGACCGTTTCTTGATTATTGACAATGTGGAACTTTACCACATCGGAGCATCACTCAAAGACCTGGGCAAAAAATGGTTTGCCTTTTCACGAATGGATATTGAAGTGGGCAGGATGCTCCAAATCTTAAACAACCAATAA
- a CDS encoding type I restriction-modification system subunit M, which yields MTQKEQQQLGKTLWNIANELRGAMNADDFRDYMLSFLFLRYLSSNYEEAAKKELGSDYPQTDSNIVSEFGVTTPLQLWYEGNNDDIDEFEKQMRRKVHYVIKPQYLWSNITEMARTHDDELLPTLNKGFKYIQDESFDSAFQGLFSEINLNSDKLGKTNTDRNKTLCNIIQKISEGIADFSTDTDTLGDAYEYLIGQFAAGSGKKAGEFYTPQQISTILSEIVTLDSQDPSSGKKDKLDKVLDFACGSGSLLLNVRKQIKSEGGSINKIYGQEKNITTYNLARMNMLLHGMKDTEFEIFHGDTLLNHWDLLNEMNPSKKTEFDAIVANPPFSLRWEPNDTMAEDFRFKSHGLAPKSAADFAFLLHGFHFLSDEGTMAIILPHGVLFRGGAEERIRTKLLKDNHIDTIIGLPSNLFYSTGIPVCILVLKKCKKQDDVLFINASEQYKPGKRQNYLEPEHIQRIVDTYQFRPEDVERYARKVSMDEIEKNGFNLNISRYVSTAVDDVQIDLNDVHSKLEAINEKIKINTDKHNEFLKDLGLKKI from the coding sequence ATGACACAAAAAGAACAACAACAATTGGGTAAAACCCTTTGGAATATAGCAAACGAATTACGAGGAGCAATGAATGCGGATGATTTCCGTGATTATATGCTGTCATTTCTTTTTTTAAGGTATTTATCCAGTAATTATGAAGAAGCCGCTAAAAAAGAATTAGGCTCCGATTATCCTCAAACGGATTCAAATATTGTATCTGAATTTGGTGTAACAACACCACTTCAGCTATGGTATGAGGGTAATAATGATGACATAGATGAGTTTGAAAAGCAAATGAGAAGAAAGGTTCACTATGTGATAAAACCGCAATATCTGTGGAGTAATATCACAGAAATGGCACGAACTCATGATGATGAATTATTGCCTACATTAAATAAAGGCTTTAAGTATATACAGGACGAATCTTTCGACAGTGCCTTTCAAGGACTATTCTCTGAAATTAACCTAAACTCCGATAAATTAGGAAAAACTAATACCGACAGGAATAAAACACTTTGTAATATTATTCAGAAAATTTCTGAAGGTATAGCTGATTTTTCCACCGACACAGATACTTTAGGTGATGCTTACGAGTATTTGATTGGTCAATTCGCAGCAGGTTCAGGTAAAAAAGCTGGTGAATTTTATACGCCTCAGCAAATTTCAACCATTCTATCAGAGATAGTGACGCTTGATAGTCAAGATCCGTCATCAGGGAAAAAAGATAAGTTAGACAAAGTATTGGATTTTGCATGTGGGTCTGGCTCCCTCTTATTGAACGTTAGAAAGCAAATTAAATCAGAAGGCGGAAGCATTAATAAAATTTACGGGCAAGAAAAGAATATCACTACTTATAACCTTGCTCGAATGAATATGCTATTACATGGTATGAAAGATACCGAGTTTGAGATATTCCATGGAGATACTTTGCTCAATCACTGGGATTTACTGAATGAGATGAACCCGAGTAAAAAGACAGAGTTTGATGCTATTGTTGCTAATCCGCCGTTTAGCTTACGTTGGGAGCCAAACGATACTATGGCTGAAGATTTTCGCTTTAAAAGTCATGGATTAGCTCCTAAATCTGCTGCTGACTTTGCATTTTTACTGCATGGCTTTCATTTTCTGAGTGATGAGGGTACTATGGCTATTATATTACCACATGGTGTTTTATTTCGTGGAGGAGCAGAGGAACGTATTAGAACTAAACTTTTGAAAGATAACCATATTGATACAATTATTGGATTACCTTCTAACTTATTTTACTCCACAGGTATTCCTGTTTGTATTTTGGTTTTAAAGAAATGTAAAAAGCAAGATGATGTCTTGTTTATTAATGCTTCAGAACAATACAAGCCAGGAAAAAGGCAGAATTATTTAGAACCTGAACATATTCAGAGAATTGTAGACACCTATCAATTTAGACCTGAAGATGTTGAAAGGTACGCACGTAAGGTTTCTATGGATGAAATTGAAAAGAATGGTTTTAATCTTAATATATCAAGATACGTAAGTACCGCAGTAGATGACGTTCAAATTGACTTGAACGATGTTCATTCCAAACTTGAAGCAATAAATGAAAAGATTAAAATAAACACAGATAAACACAACGAATTCTTGAAAGATTTAGGTTTAAAAAAGATTTAG